In Manduca sexta isolate Smith_Timp_Sample1 unplaced genomic scaffold, JHU_Msex_v1.0 HiC_scaffold_1848, whole genome shotgun sequence, a single window of DNA contains:
- the LOC119188553 gene encoding general odorant-binding protein 69a-like: MISSLVHVLTLLAAGVLALDEEQAELARMVRENCVDEIGVDEGLLAKVDDGADLMPDPKLKCYLKCTMEMAGMISDGVVDVEAVLGLLPDDVKLRTTDIVRACDTQKGADDCDTAFLTQTCWQQANRADYIFI, translated from the coding sequence ATGATCTCATCACTGGTGCACGTACTCACGCTGCTCGCGGCGGGGGTGCTCGCCCTGGACGAGGAGCAGGCGGAACTGGCACGCATGGTGCGCGAGAATTGCGTCGACGAGATAGGCGTAGACGAGGGGCTGCTTGCAAAGGTGGACGACGGCGCGGACCTCATGCCCGACCCCAAGCTCAAGTGCTACCTCAAGTGCACCATGGAGATGGCAGGTATGATCTCGGACGGCGTGGTGGACGTGGAGGCGGTGCTCGGGCTCCTCCCTGACGATGTCAAGCTCAGGACCACCGACATTGTGCGTGCCTGCGATACGCAGAAGGGCGCCGACGACTGCGATACAGCTTTCCTCACACAGACATGCTGGCAGCAGGCTAACAGAGCCGATTACATCTTCATATAG